In Myxocyprinus asiaticus isolate MX2 ecotype Aquarium Trade chromosome 8, UBuf_Myxa_2, whole genome shotgun sequence, a single genomic region encodes these proteins:
- the LOC127445321 gene encoding C-X-C motif chemokine 11-like, which translates to MAFLPKALLLLQLAVVCIQLSGVLAQTVPDRCWCLNTLKKRVPKEDVEEFSIFPRRARCNNIEIILTLKPVNSTVTSTTTEKIQRCLSPETRQGINLQHCWQRKNTNSTRSTVKMSECF; encoded by the exons ATGGCATTTTTACCCAAAGCTCTCCTTCTGCTGCAGCTTGCAGTAGTTTGTATCCAGTTAAGTGGAG TTTTAGCTCAAACGGTACCTGACAGGTGCTGGTGTTTGAATACTTTGAAGAAGCGTGTCCCAAAGGAGGATGTTGAGGAATTCTCAATTTTTCCTCGAAGAGCACGCTGCAACAACATTGAAATCAT ATTGACACTAAAACCTGTAAATTCAACTGTTACttcaacaacaacagaaaaaatcCAACGCTGTTTGAGTCCAGAGACCAGGCAGGGCATTAACCTGCAGCATTGCTGGCAAAG GAAAAACACAAATAGCACCAGGAGCACAGTTAAGATGTCTGAGTGTTTCTAA